The proteins below are encoded in one region of Peromyscus eremicus chromosome 10, PerEre_H2_v1, whole genome shotgun sequence:
- the Fgfbp1 gene encoding fibroblast growth factor-binding protein 1 isoform X2 codes for MRIHSLFLLSFLLATQVLSEKIRKKAKNAPHSVTEEGTSAPLGKAQNKQRSRASKSMTHGKFVTKDHATCRWAVTEEELGVNVNVQCTQADREFSCVFAGDPTGCLKHDKDQIYWKQIARTLRKQKDICGNSKNVLKTRVCRKKFPESNLKLVNPSAHGNMKPRKEKAEVSSREHNKVQEASTMEPNKVKGDTAPHPAVTQTGSIKDPECLEDPDVLNQRKVALEFCGESWSSFCRFFLNMLQATSC; via the coding sequence ATGagaatccacagcctcttcctgctctccttccttCTGGCTACTCAGGTGCTCTCAGAAAAGAtcagaaagaaagccaagaatgCACCACACAGCGTAACAGAGGAGGGTACATCTGCCCCTTTGGGCAAGGCCCAGAATAAGCAGAGAAGCAGGGCATCCAAATCCATGACCCATGGCAAGTTTGTCACCAAAGACCACGCCACCTGCAGATGGGCTGTGACTGAGGAGGAGCTGGGTGTCAACGTGAATGTCCAATGTACTCAAGCAGATCgtgagttttcttgtgtttttgctGGTGATCCAACCGGCTGCCTTAAGCACGACAAAGACCAGATCTACTGGAAACAAATTGCCCGCACACTTCGCAAACAGAAGGATATCTGTGGGAACTCCAAGAATGTCCTGAAGACCAGAGTGTGCAGAAAGAAGTTTCCAGAGTCTAACCTCAAACTGGTAAACCCCAGTGCACATGGGAACATGAAGcccagaaaggagaaagcagaggtcTCCTCAAGGGAGCACAATAAAGTCCAAGAAGCTTCCACCATGGAGCCAAACAAGGTCAAAGGGGACACTGCCCCCCATCCAGCTGTGACCCAGACAGGGTCCATCAAAGATCCGGAGTGTCTGGAGGACCCAGACGTGCTCAACCAGAGGAAGGTTGCCCTGGAATTCTGTGGGGAATCTTGGAGCTCCTTCTGCAGGTTCTTCCTCAACATGTTACAGGCCACATCATGCTGA
- the Fgfbp1 gene encoding fibroblast growth factor-binding protein 1 isoform X1, whose translation MPSLHPGCEDWKPALPGTPGPAYSQRGVHPAEAMRIHSLFLLSFLLATQVLSEKIRKKAKNAPHSVTEEGTSAPLGKAQNKQRSRASKSMTHGKFVTKDHATCRWAVTEEELGVNVNVQCTQADREFSCVFAGDPTGCLKHDKDQIYWKQIARTLRKQKDICGNSKNVLKTRVCRKKFPESNLKLVNPSAHGNMKPRKEKAEVSSREHNKVQEASTMEPNKVKGDTAPHPAVTQTGSIKDPECLEDPDVLNQRKVALEFCGESWSSFCRFFLNMLQATSC comes from the exons ATG CCCAGCCTGCACCCTGGCTGCGAGGACTGGAAACCTGCACTCCCTGGCACACCTGGACCTGCATACTCGCAGAGAG GTGTCCACCCAGCGGAAGCCATGagaatccacagcctcttcctgctctccttccttCTGGCTACTCAGGTGCTCTCAGAAAAGAtcagaaagaaagccaagaatgCACCACACAGCGTAACAGAGGAGGGTACATCTGCCCCTTTGGGCAAGGCCCAGAATAAGCAGAGAAGCAGGGCATCCAAATCCATGACCCATGGCAAGTTTGTCACCAAAGACCACGCCACCTGCAGATGGGCTGTGACTGAGGAGGAGCTGGGTGTCAACGTGAATGTCCAATGTACTCAAGCAGATCgtgagttttcttgtgtttttgctGGTGATCCAACCGGCTGCCTTAAGCACGACAAAGACCAGATCTACTGGAAACAAATTGCCCGCACACTTCGCAAACAGAAGGATATCTGTGGGAACTCCAAGAATGTCCTGAAGACCAGAGTGTGCAGAAAGAAGTTTCCAGAGTCTAACCTCAAACTGGTAAACCCCAGTGCACATGGGAACATGAAGcccagaaaggagaaagcagaggtcTCCTCAAGGGAGCACAATAAAGTCCAAGAAGCTTCCACCATGGAGCCAAACAAGGTCAAAGGGGACACTGCCCCCCATCCAGCTGTGACCCAGACAGGGTCCATCAAAGATCCGGAGTGTCTGGAGGACCCAGACGTGCTCAACCAGAGGAAGGTTGCCCTGGAATTCTGTGGGGAATCTTGGAGCTCCTTCTGCAGGTTCTTCCTCAACATGTTACAGGCCACATCATGCTGA